AGCGAAGTTCAGAAAAAGTTCCAGGCGGTGGCAGAAAGAGCCTGCCGGCAATATCAGGCGGATATTGCATCACCGTTTACAGTGACAATCGGAGATGAGTTTCAGGTGCTGTTAAAAAGAGTACAGACTGCGCCTGAAGTGATTAAGACTGTAATCAGAGAAATGGCGCCCATTGATCTTGTTTTCGGGGTTGGCATCGGGGATATTTCCACTGACATTAATCGGGAAATGGCCATTGGCATGGACGGACCGGCGTTCCATGCCGCCAGGAAGGCGGTGGAGCAAGCCAAACGGAAGAAACCCGGCGTTATTTATCGTACGGCTCTCCCAGAGGTTGGGGCAGGGACGGATATGATTAATTCCCTACAATATTTTATTGAATCTTGCAGCAAAAAAAGGACAAAGCGCCAGAAGCAAGTCCTGGAACTGTTGGAAAAAGGTTCCACTCAGGAAGAAATTGCAGAACATCTCGATATTAAACAGCAAAGCGTATCCAATATTGTAAACTGGTCCTATATGCCGGAAATAACCGGTGCGCAAAAAGCAATAGCAAGTTATTTAGAATGGATTGACCATTATAGGCATTAGATCTTGTATAGTGAAAACAGGATTCTCGCCCTGTTTTTTAAAATACAGGATGGGAATCCTGTAAAATAAGAGGGATGGGGAGGCAGTGGTGGATATAAACATGATTCTGGCTTTATTGGTGCTGAGCCACGTCATAGCCGATTTTGTTTTTCAGGGCGATGGAATCGCGGTGGGAAAGAAAACCGGCTTTCAAAGAATGTTTCAACACGTAGGGCATCATCTGCTGATAAGCGGCATACTCCTTCTGCCTTATCTTAACAGTCGTCTATTGGGGATCATCATAGTGCTTGCCCTGCTCCATGGGGCTATAGACAAAGGTAAGACCGCATATGATGAACGGAATGGGGAGCAGGACAAAGGCTTTGAGTCGTTTATGGCTGACCAGGCGCTTCATCTGGTTTTAATCGGACTGTCCTGTTCTTTTATAAAAGATATTCAGTTGAATCAATTTGCGCTGAGTTTCGGCGGCTTTTTGTCAGACTGCTACCCGGTATTTTTGAACGCAACCAACCAGGATGCATTTCAATTCATTGTTGTTTTGACGGGGTACATATTCAATTTTAAAGGGGCAACGATCCTTATTCAGAAAGTGCTCGACAAATACCTTCATTTAAAAATGAGTGGAATCAATGAAGATACTATGAATAAGGACCAGAGGAAAAAGAACGCCGGTGAAGCAATAGGCAATTTAGAGCGGCTGTTGATTCTCACTCTGGTATTGCAGCAACATTATGCGCCTATCGGCCTGGTAGTGGCGGGAAAAGCCCTGGCGCGGCACAAGCGGCTGGAAGAAAAGAATTTTGCCGAGTATTTTTTAGTCGGTACATTTACCAGTATCAGCATTGCGCTTTTAACGGGGATACTGATTGCAGCGATCATCAATTGAAGTGCATGGAACTGAAAGGAGGCGGTGGGATTGTTTACCGAGATCGACGCAAGGAAGAAATTGCTTGACGCCAAGCGTCCATTGCCGGTTCATACCGTCCAAAGCCTGCAGGAACATCTTTTAATCGAGTGGACCTATCATTCCAATGCCATTGAGGGCAATACCTTAACCTTAGCCGAAACCCAAGTAGTCCTGGAAGGGATCACTGTGGGCGGCAAGACGCTGCGGGAACACCTGGAGGTCATCAATCATCGGGAAGCGATTCTTTACATTGAAGAGATTGTTAAAAAAGACGAATCTTTGTCCGAGTGGCAGATTAAGAACATCCACCATCTGATAGTAAGCAAAATTGATGATGAAAACGCAGGGGCATATCGCCGGGAGAATGTGCGGATTGCCGGCGCCAAATACATTCCGCCGCCTTTTTACGAACTGCCGGGGGAAATGGAAAGGCTGATACAATGGTATGAAGGTGACGGCAGAGTATTGCACCCTGTAGAACGGGCGGCTCAGCTTCATATCCGGTTTGTCGGGATACATCCTTTTGCAGGCGGCAACGGCAGGACCTCCCGGCTGCTTTTGAATCTGGAACTCATGAAGCATGGCTATCCGCCGGTTGTGATTCATCGGGAATTACGGACGGAGTACTATGATTCTTTGGATCAGGCTCATACTACTGGCGACTGCCGGGACTTTATCGTTTTGGTAGAAGCAGAATTGAAGCATGAACTTGACACATATTTGAAGCTATTGGATAATTGATAGCGAACATATCAATGCCTAACCCAATAAAGGACGGCACAATGCCGGCATCCTTCGATCTTTTAAACTGAGAGGAGATAAAACAATGATTGAACAAAAAATTACCTTAACCGATGCAGGCGGCCTTCACGCCAGGCCGGCCGCCCTTTTTGTCCAGTTGTGCAAATCATTTCAATGCAAGGTAACAGTAAAGCTCGGGGAAAAGCAGGCTGATGCAAAGAGCATCCTCAGCCTGA
Above is a genomic segment from Acetonema longum DSM 6540 containing:
- a CDS encoding HPr family phosphocarrier protein → MIEQKITLTDAGGLHARPAALFVQLCKSFQCKVTVKLGEKQADAKSILSLMTLGAGNGAIITVCADGADEVQAMEKITSFFSENSH
- a CDS encoding SatD family protein gives rise to the protein MLYCAIIGDIVGSRKLADRSEVQKKFQAVAERACRQYQADIASPFTVTIGDEFQVLLKRVQTAPEVIKTVIREMAPIDLVFGVGIGDISTDINREMAIGMDGPAFHAARKAVEQAKRKKPGVIYRTALPEVGAGTDMINSLQYFIESCSKKRTKRQKQVLELLEKGSTQEEIAEHLDIKQQSVSNIVNWSYMPEITGAQKAIASYLEWIDHYRH
- a CDS encoding DUF3307 domain-containing protein, giving the protein MDINMILALLVLSHVIADFVFQGDGIAVGKKTGFQRMFQHVGHHLLISGILLLPYLNSRLLGIIIVLALLHGAIDKGKTAYDERNGEQDKGFESFMADQALHLVLIGLSCSFIKDIQLNQFALSFGGFLSDCYPVFLNATNQDAFQFIVVLTGYIFNFKGATILIQKVLDKYLHLKMSGINEDTMNKDQRKKNAGEAIGNLERLLILTLVLQQHYAPIGLVVAGKALARHKRLEEKNFAEYFLVGTFTSISIALLTGILIAAIIN